In Patescibacteria group bacterium, the sequence TTTTGACCGTACGAATTTAATCTGTGAAAAATAACATAAAGATATTCATTGTGATCGCGCTTATCATAATCCACTCTTAAAAATGTTACAGGCAATGACAAGTTTTTAATTCCATCATAAATTTTGGGACTTTCTTTCCTAATCTGATGATTAGTTTTGCCACATATTCTAGGATCAGTGTCGCTAAGATCAGACATTTTCCATTCTTTTTCTTCATCTAAAAATTTTATGATTGAGGTCATCCTTTGCAAGCCATCAATTACTTTCATTTTATTTTTATTCTTATCATATCCAAAACACATACTAGGTATTGGTAGCTCTTTAGAAAGAGAATCTATAAAACGCGTCTGAAAAGCAGAAGACCAAACCTCGTTTCGCTGAAATTCAGGCTGAATTTCCAAAATTTCATCTTTATACATTCGAAATAAATCAGAGCAAGAACGAAGCTCGTTGTAAGCAAAAATGTCTTTCGGCGGAGCTTGATTAAACTCAAGCTCCTGATTTAAAGAATTCTCTTCCTTTCTTTCTTTTGTTTTTGGCATATTATTTCGTATTTAAAAAATTAATTAATTTTAATAGTGTTTCTTCGAAATCTTTTTCTATTTTATGCTCCCAAATTCTTGCAACTCTCCATCCGGCTTTTTGCAATAATAAGCGATTTTTTCTATCCCTTTTTATGTTTCCCTCTATTTTAGCGCGCCAATACTTTTTAGGCAACCGGCTATTTTCCTTATTAAAACGATAGCCGTGCCAAAAATCGCCGTCTATGAAAATTGCTACTTTCTTTCTCGGTAAAGCAATATCCGGCGAACCGGGCG encodes:
- a CDS encoding DUF262 domain-containing protein, translated to MPKTKERKEENSLNQELEFNQAPPKDIFAYNELRSCSDLFRMYKDEILEIQPEFQRNEVWSSAFQTRFIDSLSKELPIPSMCFGYDKNKNKMKVIDGLQRMTSIIKFLDEEKEWKMSDLSDTDPRICGKTNHQIRKESPKIYDGIKNLSLPVTFLRVDYDKRDHNEYLYVIFHRLNSYGQKLNNQEIRNCIYSGPFNSLLKDLNENKEWKKLLSIKNDIRFSKVELILRFFAFHDDYKNYDGVLNRFLNEYMGRHRSDKDNGLKDRKQLFEDVLSLVFNKITDKKTLSKTSNAFVEGLFFGISKNLAYLKKLDDKTLKELFQKMSKLTVFREDNLREGVMKKMKVEERLNAVLSVFSSK
- a CDS encoding very short patch repair endonuclease, producing the protein MADVFSKEKRSEIMSKIRSKNTKAEVLVFRELRRRGIYFQKHYKRAPGSPDIALPRKKVAIFIDGDFWHGYRFNKENSRLPKKYWRAKIEGNIKRDRKNRLLLQKAGWRVARIWEHKIEKDFEETLLKLINFLNTK